In Daphnia magna isolate NIES linkage group LG5, ASM2063170v1.1, whole genome shotgun sequence, a single genomic region encodes these proteins:
- the LOC116932417 gene encoding uncharacterized protein LOC116932417, protein MKSYLLVEVILRTKINCLTVHQLFWILMLMFLTSLSQEPEQVADSLNDLDVDDDQDDLTDWDLNLEDVDEGLSVIDRQQLFRKSIAHWAVDTNVSRDSVNKLFAVFRTDPSLSFLPKNYKTLLGTPRKVNTVEVSPGRYFEFNFLDGITSFLDFLNASFESRDVILKIKIGCDGMPARKSTNSQFWPILGLIVMVGAKPFEIGFYHGHSKPDHLNDYLRHFHTEITNLIENGFHYKESNIRIEIAGFCCDAPALGFIKFVKSCRSYYCCMKCETEGEFVFNGSGRGMIKDDFELIDVWMLWQCYEEEIPETEKEMHQYIDGRQDQPSNAALRDAADEAENPLNRPKTRPEKKILKGLPRAVARTKCVRFFA, encoded by the exons ATGAAATCATACTTGTTAGTGGAAGTGATCTTGCGAACCAAGATAAACTGTTTGACGGTGCACCAGTTGTTTTGGATACTGATGCTAATGTTTCTAACGAGTCTGAGTCAAG AGCCAGAACAGGTTGCTGATAGTTTGAACGACTTAGACGTAGACGATGATCAGGATGATTTGACTGATTGGGATTTGAATCTTGAAGATGTAGACGAGGGTTTAAGTGTCATCGATAGGCAGCAATTATTCCGAAAAAGTATTGCCCATTGGGCTGTGGACACAAACGTTTCAAGGGACAGTGTCAATAAGCTTTTTGCTGTCTTTAGAACTGATCCTTCCCTGTCCTTTCTCCCAAAAAATTACAAGACACTGTTAGGAACTCCACGTAAAGTGAACACCGTCGAAGTTAGCCCCGGGCGATACTTTGAGTTTAATTTTCTTGATGGTATTACTAGTTTCTTAGACTTCTTAAATGCGTCTTTTGAATCTCGTGACGTCAttctaaaaatcaaaattggatGTGATGGAATGCCTGCAAGAAAAAGTACGAATTCCCAATTTTGGCCAATTCTCGGACTTATTGTCATGGTAGGTGCTAAGCCATTTGAGATTGGTTTTTATCACGGACATTCAAAACCTGATCATTTAAATGATTATCTTAGACACTTTCACACTGAGATTACAAACTTAATTGAAAATGGTTTTCATTACAAAGAGAGTAACATCAGAATCGAGATAGCAGGTTTCTGTTGCGACGCGCCTGCCTTAGGTTTTATAAAATTTGTAAAATCTTGCAGGTCTTACTACTGCTGTATGAAGTGCGAAACCGAAGGAGAGTTTGTTTTCAACGGAAGTGGGAGAG GTATGATTAAAGACGATTTTGAACTAATTGATGTATGGATGTTGTGGCAGTgctatgaagaagaaattccGGAAACTGAAAAAGAGATGCATCAGTACATCGATG GCAGACAGGATCAGCCGTCGAATGCTGCATTGCGCGATGCAGCAGATGAAGCCGAGAACCCCTTGAACCGTCCCAAAACCcgccccgaaaaaaaaatccttaaaGGGTTGcctagggctgtggcccggaccAAATGTGTCAGGTTTTTTGCTTAA